A genomic region of Bacillota bacterium contains the following coding sequences:
- a CDS encoding DUF4097 family beta strand repeat-containing protein → MSEERKAILGLLAEGKITADEADQLLDALEERDDVSDGTSREGRGPGSAPAGARSLRVDLDGIADRIGKVVGEMVEAGHELPNRVRGISLTSILGSLGLGDLFGGVPVEKVFEGSLPDGVSRFRVVFSTSNGHIRVSSWDQPGYRVCVRVGVRGVDTQDQAERKVAEELRLALGRDGMGFDCADPRMLESIAVDAFVPNGPSYDVSVQTTNGSVVIEGVSATAIEASSTNGRIVLDRVKAARAEATSVNGSLSVSGDLREGRFVTTNGSITGTLYSEGGGQVSMRTTNGSVRVRLPRDARTGFEVRGETLSGSVRSSVEGASVTVERAGFGPERKIRVATVGWENAHHRMVVEARALSGSILIENGQV, encoded by the coding sequence GTGAGCGAGGAGAGAAAGGCCATTCTCGGTCTGCTCGCCGAGGGGAAGATAACCGCGGACGAAGCGGATCAACTTCTGGACGCCCTTGAAGAGAGAGATGACGTGTCCGACGGAACCAGCCGCGAAGGCAGAGGTCCGGGCTCGGCGCCAGCGGGTGCCAGGTCGCTCAGGGTGGATCTGGACGGAATAGCAGACAGGATAGGTAAGGTCGTGGGCGAGATGGTAGAGGCCGGACACGAGTTGCCCAACAGAGTCCGCGGCATCTCCCTCACTTCCATACTAGGTTCACTTGGGCTCGGGGATCTCTTTGGAGGCGTTCCGGTGGAAAAGGTGTTCGAAGGCAGCCTGCCCGACGGAGTCTCGAGGTTCCGGGTGGTATTCTCCACTTCCAATGGGCACATCCGTGTCAGTTCATGGGACCAACCTGGGTACCGAGTCTGTGTAAGAGTCGGTGTGCGCGGCGTCGACACTCAAGACCAGGCGGAACGGAAGGTCGCGGAGGAACTGAGGTTGGCTCTGGGGAGAGATGGGATGGGGTTCGATTGCGCAGACCCGCGGATGCTTGAATCCATCGCTGTCGATGCCTTCGTCCCAAACGGGCCGTCATACGATGTCTCCGTTCAGACTACCAACGGGTCTGTCGTTATCGAGGGTGTGTCTGCGACCGCGATCGAGGCCTCATCCACAAACGGCCGCATAGTCCTGGACAGGGTGAAGGCCGCCCGGGCCGAGGCAACATCGGTCAACGGCAGCCTTTCTGTTTCGGGTGATCTGCGTGAGGGCAGGTTCGTCACGACGAACGGAAGCATCACAGGGACCCTGTACTCCGAAGGAGGCGGGCAGGTATCGATGCGCACTACCAACGGGAGCGTGAGGGTGCGCCTGCCCAGAGATGCCCGCACCGGGTTCGAAGTGCGTGGGGAGACTCTCTCTGGGTCCGTCAGATCATCGGTGGAGGGCGCGTCGGTGACCGTTGAGCGAGCAGGTTTTGGCCCAGAGCGGAAGATACGGGTGGCCACTGTCGGCTGGGAGAACGCCCACCATAGGATGGTGGTGGAGGCGCGCGCTCTGAGTGGTTCCATTCTGATCGAGAACGGACAAGTGTAG
- a CDS encoding DUF2089 domain-containing protein, producing MRRREALGKCPVCGEKLDVTRLACRTCGTVIEGKFDVCRFCQLSNEQKSFVEVFIKNRGNIKDVERELGISYPTVRNRLDAVIAALGYNVEDPEAPDAASRRKSVIDALARGEITADEAVKQLKTK from the coding sequence ATGCGCAGGCGGGAGGCTCTAGGAAAATGCCCAGTATGCGGCGAGAAGTTGGACGTGACCAGGCTGGCCTGCAGGACTTGCGGTACGGTGATAGAAGGCAAGTTCGATGTATGCAGGTTTTGCCAGCTTTCAAACGAGCAGAAGAGCTTCGTGGAGGTGTTCATAAAGAACAGGGGCAACATCAAGGATGTCGAGCGGGAACTAGGCATATCTTACCCCACAGTCCGCAATAGGCTCGACGCCGTGATCGCGGCGCTCGGTTACAATGTGGAGGATCCCGAAGCTCCAGATGCGGCGTCCAGGCGCAAGTCTGTTATTGACGCTCTGGCCAGGGGGGAGATCACCGCAGACGAGGCGGTCAAGCAACTCAAGACCAAGTAG
- a CDS encoding methylated-DNA--[protein]-cysteine S-methyltransferase, with amino-acid sequence MISVSPLIASVQTLLGEVRLEATARGLFRVNMPPISPGDLSKLPIPARYAHLSPDPQITLAEIGLGAMMPGTTPASVPRRPTPVVGEDTDPRDTLARASRDIARFFEGELGPEELWFSYKYDIDDLGGFSQAVLRGMSSIPPGQVRTYGWIASQAGRPGAPRAAGSVVGANRLGPLVPCHRVVGAGGTLTGFGGGLPFKVALLALEYQTCYGPLQDF; translated from the coding sequence GTGATTTCCGTATCGCCACTGATCGCCTCAGTCCAGACATTGCTTGGGGAGGTGAGGCTCGAGGCCACTGCGCGCGGGCTGTTCCGAGTGAATATGCCCCCCATCAGCCCAGGTGATCTCTCGAAGTTGCCTATCCCGGCGCGCTACGCCCACCTTAGTCCGGACCCTCAAATCACACTCGCGGAAATAGGCCTGGGCGCGATGATGCCAGGCACCACGCCCGCTAGTGTCCCGCGCCGTCCTACCCCCGTTGTCGGCGAGGACACGGACCCTCGCGACACCCTTGCCCGCGCCTCCCGGGACATAGCGAGGTTCTTCGAGGGTGAACTGGGTCCGGAGGAGCTGTGGTTCTCCTACAAGTACGACATCGATGATCTTGGCGGCTTCTCGCAGGCAGTCCTCAGGGGTATGAGTTCCATACCTCCCGGGCAGGTTCGCACCTACGGATGGATCGCCTCCCAAGCCGGTCGGCCGGGAGCCCCGCGCGCGGCAGGCTCAGTCGTGGGTGCAAACCGACTCGGACCCCTCGTGCCATGTCACAGGGTGGTCGGAGCTGGGGGCACGCTCACCGGGTTCGGAGGAGGGCTGCCCTTCAAGGTCGCCCTGCTTGCGCTGGAGTACCAGACATGCTACGGGCCGCTTCAGGATTTTTAA
- the uvrC gene encoding excinuclease ABC subunit UvrC gives MSLRDTLASLPTAPGVYLMKDAAGTVIYVGKAVNLRNRVRSYFHSSRDHSPKVARLVEKIADLDYVVTDSELEALILECNLIKEHRPRYNVRLRDDKSYPFIRVTLGETYPRIFVTRKVVRDGSRYFGPFADVNAVHDTLRLLKKVFPIRQCSRRIDSDVRSRPCLNFHIKRCLGPCSGGVDPACYRELIDEVLLFLEGRQWDLVRSLRRRMEAAADALDFEQAAVLRDQVQALERVIEKQKIVSDNRGDQDVVAIARDERGACVQVLLVRDGKLVGGDHFIPAGMEEADDSEALSAFVTQYYSDTTLVPPEILLSTEIEGVRTLERWLSSRSGSRVSIRVPKRGEKRKLVELAATNAAAALVRARARSDSEEQVCAEALVELSRAVGLAAPPKRIECYDISNLQGTEAVGSMVVFEDGRPAKSEYRRFRIRGAEGQNDFAAMAEIIGRRIRRGTGDCADPKFARLPDLIVVDGGRGQLNAAVDSLRASGAHHIPAVSLAKKEEEILTPHSPDPIVLPRESLGLRLIQHLRDEAHRFAVSYHRTVRGKRSITSELTGLPGIGRKRLIALMRKFRSLDALAEASMDDIASTPGMTRPSASVVYGHLHPEAGGSQENQTGGTPV, from the coding sequence GTGAGCTTGCGTGATACCTTGGCGTCCCTCCCGACGGCGCCTGGTGTCTACCTGATGAAGGACGCCGCAGGCACAGTCATCTACGTGGGCAAGGCAGTGAACCTCAGGAACCGAGTCCGCTCATACTTCCATTCGAGCCGGGACCACTCACCCAAAGTGGCCCGGCTCGTAGAGAAGATCGCGGACCTGGATTACGTCGTCACAGACTCGGAGCTTGAGGCGCTGATCCTTGAATGTAACCTGATAAAAGAACACAGGCCTCGCTACAACGTCAGGTTGCGGGACGACAAGTCCTACCCATTCATCCGGGTCACCTTGGGGGAGACATACCCGCGCATCTTTGTAACCCGCAAAGTAGTGCGCGACGGTTCCCGGTACTTCGGCCCGTTTGCAGACGTCAACGCGGTTCACGACACACTCCGGCTGCTCAAGAAGGTCTTTCCCATCAGGCAGTGCTCAAGGCGGATCGACAGCGATGTGAGGAGCAGGCCTTGCCTCAACTTCCATATCAAGCGATGTCTCGGGCCGTGCTCAGGTGGGGTCGACCCTGCGTGCTACCGAGAACTCATTGACGAGGTCTTACTCTTCCTCGAGGGCAGGCAGTGGGACCTCGTCCGGAGCCTCAGGAGACGCATGGAGGCGGCTGCGGACGCCCTTGATTTCGAGCAGGCGGCGGTCCTGCGTGATCAGGTCCAGGCCTTGGAACGGGTGATAGAGAAGCAGAAGATCGTCTCGGACAACAGAGGAGACCAGGATGTCGTGGCGATAGCCCGTGACGAGCGGGGCGCTTGTGTCCAGGTTCTCCTGGTGCGTGATGGAAAACTTGTCGGTGGTGACCATTTCATCCCAGCAGGGATGGAGGAAGCAGACGATTCCGAGGCCCTGTCTGCCTTTGTCACGCAGTACTACTCGGATACTACCCTCGTCCCACCTGAGATCCTACTCTCGACAGAGATCGAGGGGGTCCGCACGCTCGAGAGATGGCTTTCGAGCCGGTCCGGCTCTCGCGTTTCGATCCGCGTCCCCAAGCGCGGGGAGAAACGCAAGCTGGTGGAACTTGCCGCCACGAATGCTGCCGCCGCGCTCGTACGGGCACGTGCAAGGTCGGACTCGGAAGAGCAGGTCTGTGCAGAGGCGCTCGTGGAGCTTTCGAGGGCAGTGGGCCTGGCCGCGCCCCCAAAGCGTATCGAGTGCTATGACATCTCGAACCTCCAGGGCACGGAGGCCGTTGGGTCCATGGTGGTTTTCGAGGACGGCAGGCCGGCGAAATCTGAGTATCGGAGGTTCCGAATACGCGGAGCGGAGGGGCAGAACGATTTCGCGGCGATGGCAGAGATCATTGGCAGAAGGATCAGGCGTGGGACAGGGGACTGCGCTGACCCGAAGTTCGCCAGGCTGCCGGACCTGATCGTGGTGGACGGAGGCCGGGGGCAGTTGAACGCGGCTGTTGACTCGCTCCGGGCGTCCGGGGCCCACCACATACCTGCGGTTTCCCTGGCCAAGAAGGAAGAGGAGATACTCACGCCCCACAGTCCTGACCCCATCGTGCTGCCACGGGAGTCTCTCGGGCTCCGCCTGATCCAACACCTCCGCGATGAGGCCCACAGGTTCGCGGTCTCCTACCACCGCACGGTCAGAGGGAAGCGCAGCATAACCTCGGAATTGACCGGGCTTCCCGGAATAGGAAGGAAACGCCTGATTGCGCTCATGCGGAAGTTCAGATCCCTGGACGCCCTGGCGGAAGCATCCATGGACGACATCGCCTCGACTCCTGGGATGACGAGGCCTTCCGCGTCGGTTGTCTACGGACACCTTCACCCCGAAGCCGGGGGGAGCCAGGAAAACCAGACAGGAGGCACACCGGTGTGA
- the uvrA gene encoding excinuclease ABC subunit UvrA translates to MSKDRIIIRGAREHNLKNVDVEIPRDKLVVITGLSGSGKSSLAFDTIYAEGQRRYVESLSAYARQFLGQMSKPDVDYIEGLSPAISIDQKATSRNPRSTVATVTEIYDYLRLLYARIGRPHCPACGREITQQTVEQIVDKIMSLPDGTRIQILGPVVRGKKGEHKKVLEDIRRCGFARVRVNGEVREVSEEISLERYKTHKIEVVVDRLVVKPGIARRLADSLETAVKLGEGVVMVDVAGSGDLVFSEKLACPDCGMSYGELEPRLFSFNSPYGACPVCSGLGVKSEFDPDLIFDMDRSLDDGAIIPYDRNGITSDFYMGRVLEVARVRGIDTTVPLSSLPPDQLEILKRGTGDERYRFRYTDSQGREQVWESRFEGVVRNLERRYRETTSDHIREELEKYMSTRPCPRCEGARLKPEALAVTVGGKSIVEVTAMSTVVALDFFRSLSLTEREQMIARQILKEITARLGFLTNVGLDYLTLDRAAGTLAGGEAQRIRLATQIGSSLVGVLYILDEPSIGLHQRDNERLIRTLKSLRDIGNTLIVVEHDEEMMRSADHIIDIGPGAGTHGGLVVGQGTVEEIEKCPQSITGQFLSGARTIPVPPARRAPNGKCLVIKGAREHNLKNIDVTIPLGVFVCVTGVSGSGKSTLINEILHERLAHELNRAATRPGAHDAVLGIQHLEKVIGIDQSPIGRTPRSNPATYTGVFDLIREVFAEVPEAKARGYKPGRFSFNVKGGRCEACRGDGIIKIEMHFLPDVYVPCEVCHGQRYNRETLEVRYKGKNISDVLNMRIEEALEFFRNIPGIRRKLQTLHEVGLGYMQLGQPATTLSGGEAQRVKLAAELSRRTNGKTLYILDEPTTGLHFADIQKLLEVLGKLVDAGDTVLVIEHNMDVIKSADYIIDMGPEGGDRGGQVVATGTPEEIAASPQSYTGQFLRKTAGIRPHEVIASELA, encoded by the coding sequence TTGAGCAAGGACCGGATTATCATAAGAGGGGCGCGGGAACACAACCTCAAGAACGTGGATGTGGAGATCCCCAGGGATAAGCTGGTTGTCATAACCGGACTCTCCGGCTCCGGTAAGTCCTCTCTTGCTTTCGACACCATCTACGCCGAAGGACAGCGGCGGTATGTGGAGTCTCTGTCTGCTTACGCCAGGCAGTTCCTGGGGCAGATGAGCAAGCCGGACGTGGATTACATAGAGGGCCTGTCTCCGGCCATCTCGATAGACCAGAAAGCGACCAGCAGAAACCCAAGATCTACTGTCGCCACGGTGACGGAGATCTACGACTACCTGAGACTCCTCTATGCCAGGATAGGCAGGCCCCACTGCCCAGCGTGCGGGCGGGAGATAACCCAGCAGACGGTCGAGCAGATCGTGGACAAGATCATGTCTCTGCCGGATGGCACGAGAATCCAGATCCTGGGCCCGGTGGTCCGGGGCAAGAAGGGTGAGCACAAGAAGGTTCTCGAGGACATACGGCGCTGCGGATTCGCCCGGGTGCGGGTGAACGGCGAAGTCAGAGAAGTCTCCGAAGAGATCAGCCTCGAACGGTACAAGACCCACAAGATCGAGGTTGTCGTGGACAGGCTCGTGGTCAAGCCGGGGATAGCCCGAAGGCTCGCGGACTCCCTGGAGACCGCTGTCAAGCTCGGGGAGGGCGTCGTGATGGTGGACGTCGCCGGATCCGGGGATCTGGTATTCTCCGAGAAACTGGCCTGCCCGGATTGCGGGATGAGCTACGGAGAACTCGAGCCGAGGCTCTTCTCTTTCAACAGTCCCTACGGCGCCTGTCCCGTATGTTCTGGTCTCGGTGTGAAGAGCGAGTTCGACCCCGACCTCATATTCGACATGGATCGGTCCCTGGACGACGGCGCGATCATCCCCTACGACCGCAACGGCATCACTTCCGACTTCTACATGGGGCGAGTCCTCGAGGTCGCCCGCGTGCGGGGCATCGACACCACAGTCCCCCTTTCGTCGCTTCCCCCGGATCAACTCGAGATCCTCAAGCGGGGAACGGGGGATGAGAGGTACAGGTTCCGGTATACCGACTCTCAAGGTCGGGAGCAGGTTTGGGAGTCCAGGTTCGAGGGGGTGGTGAGGAACCTGGAGCGCCGGTACAGAGAGACCACCTCCGACCACATCCGCGAGGAGTTGGAGAAGTACATGAGCACTCGCCCGTGCCCCAGATGCGAAGGGGCCAGGCTCAAGCCGGAGGCTCTCGCTGTCACAGTCGGCGGCAAGTCCATAGTGGAAGTGACCGCCATGTCCACCGTGGTGGCACTGGATTTCTTCAGGTCTCTGTCACTGACCGAACGGGAACAGATGATCGCAAGACAGATACTCAAAGAGATCACCGCGAGGCTCGGGTTCCTGACCAACGTCGGGCTGGACTACCTCACCCTGGATCGCGCTGCAGGGACTCTGGCGGGGGGAGAAGCGCAGCGAATCAGGCTTGCGACTCAGATAGGCTCGAGCCTCGTGGGAGTCCTCTATATACTCGACGAGCCCTCCATCGGGCTGCATCAGCGCGACAACGAGCGGCTCATCAGGACGCTCAAGAGCCTGAGGGACATTGGAAACACCCTCATCGTAGTCGAACACGACGAGGAAATGATGAGGTCCGCAGATCACATCATCGACATCGGCCCCGGCGCAGGCACTCACGGAGGGCTAGTGGTCGGCCAGGGCACAGTGGAAGAGATCGAGAAGTGTCCACAATCCATCACAGGGCAGTTCCTCTCCGGCGCCAGGACCATCCCGGTTCCCCCCGCCCGACGGGCGCCGAACGGCAAATGCCTGGTGATCAAGGGAGCGCGCGAGCACAACCTCAAGAATATCGACGTCACGATACCTCTCGGGGTTTTCGTCTGCGTGACCGGGGTCTCTGGTTCAGGCAAGAGCACCCTGATAAACGAGATCCTCCACGAGCGGCTCGCGCATGAACTCAACCGCGCCGCCACCAGGCCCGGGGCGCACGATGCCGTCCTTGGTATCCAACACCTTGAGAAGGTCATCGGAATCGACCAATCTCCGATCGGCAGAACCCCGAGATCCAACCCCGCCACATACACCGGCGTGTTCGATCTGATACGAGAGGTATTTGCCGAAGTCCCGGAGGCGAAAGCCAGGGGATACAAGCCCGGGCGGTTCAGCTTCAACGTCAAGGGTGGCAGATGCGAGGCGTGCCGGGGGGACGGGATCATTAAGATTGAGATGCATTTCCTGCCGGACGTCTATGTCCCGTGCGAGGTCTGTCACGGGCAGCGTTACAACCGTGAGACGCTCGAGGTCCGGTACAAGGGCAAGAACATCTCGGACGTGCTCAACATGAGGATCGAAGAGGCCTTGGAGTTCTTCCGGAACATCCCCGGGATCAGGCGCAAGTTGCAGACTCTCCACGAGGTGGGCCTCGGCTATATGCAACTGGGACAGCCCGCGACGACCTTGTCCGGCGGGGAGGCGCAGCGCGTGAAGCTCGCGGCCGAACTCTCCCGTCGCACCAACGGCAAGACTCTCTACATCCTCGATGAGCCCACGACTGGGCTGCACTTCGCGGACATTCAGAAACTCCTGGAGGTTCTGGGCAAGCTAGTCGACGCGGGGGACACGGTTCTCGTGATCGAACATAATATGGACGTCATCAAGTCTGCGGATTACATCATCGACATGGGCCCGGAAGGAGGAGACCGTGGCGGACAGGTTGTCGCCACCGGCACCCCCGAAGAGATCGCAGCATCTCCTCAGTCATACACGGGTCAGTTCCTCCGGAAGACTGCGGGGATCAGGCCACACGAGGTGATCGCGAGTGAGCTTGCGTGA
- the uvrB gene encoding excinuclease ABC subunit UvrB produces MSVFRLKSDFAPRGDQPKAIRELVSGVESGLRAQVLLGVTGSGKTFTMANVIQNLGRPTLVIAHNKTLAAQLCGEFREFFPKNAVHYFVSYYDYYQPEAYIPQTDTYIEKDAQINDEIDRMRHAATAALVERRDVIIVASVSCIYGLGMPEEYLRQAVVVRRGEETDRDRLLRKFVAIQYSRNDVGVVRGTFRVRGDVVEIIPASGETAIRIEFFGDQVDRIADVDVLTGEILGTRDSAFIYPATHYITSQEKMKMAVASIEAELEARLAELKAQGKLLEHQRLEQRTRYDLEMLSEVGYCSGVENYSRHLAGREPGMAPATLLDYFPDDYLMFIDESHVTVPQLRGMYMGDRSRKESLVNYGFRLPSAFDNRPLRFDEFERRINQVIFVSATPGPYERSISGRIVEQIIRPTGLVDPPVTVKPVRGQVDDLIGQVRQTVDQGYRVLVTTLTKKMAEDLTDYLREIGIRVRYLHSEIDTLERIEILRELRMGEFDVLVGINLLREGLDLPEVGLVAILDADKEGYLRSATSLVQTIGRAARNVDGRVIMYADHVTDSMRQAIDETERRRSIQMQFNEEHGITPESVVKAVRDIIESERGTREAQGRAGAPSSARDLQIDEMDERELAHHIKSLEEEMKKAAGLLEFERAAEIRDRIKELRRRFAEL; encoded by the coding sequence ATCTCAGTTTTTCGGCTCAAGTCCGATTTCGCACCTCGAGGGGACCAGCCCAAAGCCATCCGTGAACTCGTTTCGGGAGTGGAGTCCGGGCTGCGCGCCCAGGTCTTGCTGGGCGTGACCGGGTCCGGAAAGACATTCACCATGGCAAACGTGATCCAGAATCTCGGCAGGCCCACCTTGGTTATCGCGCACAACAAGACTCTTGCCGCCCAGCTGTGCGGGGAGTTCCGGGAGTTCTTCCCCAAGAACGCTGTGCATTACTTCGTAAGCTACTACGACTACTACCAGCCTGAGGCTTACATACCTCAGACCGACACCTACATTGAGAAGGATGCACAGATCAACGACGAGATCGACCGGATGCGCCACGCGGCGACAGCCGCTCTGGTTGAGCGGAGGGACGTCATAATCGTGGCCAGCGTGTCATGCATCTACGGGCTCGGAATGCCGGAGGAGTACCTCCGCCAGGCAGTCGTAGTGAGGCGAGGGGAGGAGACCGACCGCGATCGTCTCCTCCGGAAATTCGTGGCAATTCAGTACTCCAGGAACGACGTCGGGGTGGTCCGCGGAACGTTCCGCGTCCGGGGCGACGTCGTTGAGATCATCCCGGCAAGTGGGGAGACCGCCATCAGGATCGAGTTCTTCGGTGACCAGGTGGACCGGATAGCCGACGTCGACGTGCTGACCGGCGAGATCCTGGGAACCCGGGACTCTGCATTCATCTATCCGGCGACACACTACATCACGAGCCAGGAAAAGATGAAAATGGCGGTGGCGTCCATCGAGGCTGAGTTGGAGGCCCGGCTCGCGGAGCTCAAGGCCCAGGGGAAGCTTCTGGAGCACCAGAGGCTCGAGCAGCGAACCAGGTATGATCTGGAGATGCTCTCGGAGGTCGGGTACTGTTCGGGGGTGGAGAACTACTCCAGGCACCTCGCGGGAAGAGAGCCCGGGATGGCCCCGGCGACCCTGCTCGATTACTTCCCCGATGATTACCTGATGTTCATTGACGAATCTCATGTCACAGTCCCGCAACTGCGGGGCATGTACATGGGGGATCGGTCGCGCAAAGAAAGCCTTGTGAACTACGGGTTCCGCCTCCCCTCAGCTTTCGACAACAGGCCGCTTCGGTTCGACGAGTTCGAACGCAGAATCAACCAGGTGATCTTCGTTTCGGCCACTCCTGGACCGTACGAGCGTAGCATCAGTGGACGAATCGTGGAACAGATCATCCGACCGACCGGCCTTGTGGACCCGCCTGTCACGGTCAAGCCTGTCCGGGGGCAGGTGGATGACCTCATCGGACAGGTGAGGCAGACTGTTGACCAGGGATACAGGGTTCTTGTGACTACTCTGACCAAGAAGATGGCAGAGGACCTCACCGACTACCTGCGGGAGATCGGCATTCGGGTCCGGTACCTCCACTCCGAAATAGACACGCTGGAACGCATCGAGATCCTCCGGGAACTGCGCATGGGGGAGTTCGATGTCTTGGTAGGGATCAACCTGCTTAGGGAGGGGTTGGACCTTCCTGAGGTTGGCCTGGTGGCCATATTGGATGCAGACAAGGAAGGATACCTCCGCTCGGCCACGTCGCTCGTGCAGACGATCGGGCGGGCCGCCAGGAACGTTGATGGTCGGGTGATCATGTACGCCGATCATGTCACCGACTCAATGCGTCAGGCTATCGACGAGACTGAGCGCCGGCGTTCCATTCAGATGCAGTTCAACGAGGAGCATGGCATCACGCCGGAGTCTGTTGTGAAAGCAGTACGAGACATCATCGAGTCTGAGCGGGGAACGCGGGAGGCGCAAGGAAGAGCAGGTGCGCCCTCGTCCGCCCGTGACCTACAGATTGACGAGATGGACGAGCGGGAGCTTGCCCACCACATAAAGTCTCTGGAAGAAGAGATGAAGAAAGCCGCGGGCCTTCTGGAGTTCGAGCGCGCGGCGGAGATCCGGGACCGCATAAAGGAACTGAGACGGAGGTTTGCGGAGCTTTGA